One Rossellomorea aquimaris DNA window includes the following coding sequences:
- a CDS encoding VWA domain-containing protein, whose amino-acid sequence MGIGNPIFFLFSFFIAAVILMYFFRKQYRDQVVPSNLLWEEVMKEWQASPWFHRLQKNLLLLLQVLILFFLVIALVKPYIFNEMAKKDHLVILLDTSASMNAVVNNRSHFEEAKEDIQSLIEGSDGKVTLIGVGKSVTTIVSEETNDRVVLNGLRNLALSNDNEDMKKAIHLGEALAIGSESIIHIFSDSMEKRDFTKELTSPIQVHNLLTNPVNVSLTSFGVERLGSSYKGVAVIENQSDESRRGHLAIYDEKKEISSVELTLDPGEETVVPLSDLSHSPIYKAVIDFNDDYMEDNSLSSIQAASKPAIHVMGEINPFLLKGFQSIGVDVKTIEEDQKKSGDEIILTTKENWQRLSVESPAMIVPNLSKESTPLKHGIKATNEDPLLKHVDLEKVYVEKVNSIQIKNLQSVATGDSLPLIQKGEVNGQKLVLLNLHLNESDFPLHPGFPIFLYNSYQFLSEDHGFLGYYQPGEERTFPLSDDKWDIYSTEGEFVKEWNGEGVFKAPEAPGVYQAIRNGDTKYFSVVLDDREKHLSEGSSFSLEPTKGLKNEESKSIPQTFTVWFLILAILLLFIEWEVYRRGNRI is encoded by the coding sequence AAGGAATGGCAAGCATCTCCATGGTTTCATAGATTACAGAAAAATCTCTTACTACTTTTACAAGTACTGATCCTTTTCTTCTTAGTGATCGCCCTGGTAAAGCCTTACATATTTAACGAAATGGCCAAAAAAGATCATCTCGTCATTTTACTGGACACCTCAGCCTCTATGAACGCAGTGGTGAACAATCGATCTCACTTTGAAGAAGCAAAAGAAGACATTCAATCATTGATTGAAGGATCTGATGGAAAAGTGACCCTAATAGGAGTGGGGAAATCTGTAACCACCATTGTCTCGGAAGAAACAAACGACCGGGTTGTTCTCAATGGTTTAAGGAACCTTGCTTTATCTAATGACAACGAAGATATGAAAAAAGCGATACACCTTGGAGAGGCATTGGCGATTGGCTCGGAATCAATCATACATATCTTCTCAGATTCAATGGAAAAAAGAGATTTTACAAAAGAACTTACCAGTCCTATTCAGGTACATAATCTTTTGACTAATCCTGTAAATGTTTCCCTTACAAGTTTCGGGGTTGAACGACTGGGATCATCCTATAAAGGAGTCGCTGTGATCGAAAATCAAAGTGATGAATCAAGAAGGGGTCACCTCGCGATTTACGATGAAAAGAAAGAAATCTCTTCAGTGGAACTGACACTGGATCCAGGAGAGGAAACCGTTGTTCCATTATCTGATCTTTCTCATAGCCCAATTTATAAGGCAGTAATCGATTTTAATGATGATTACATGGAAGATAACAGCCTTTCAAGTATTCAGGCTGCTTCAAAGCCTGCCATTCATGTCATGGGGGAAATTAACCCCTTCTTATTAAAAGGGTTTCAATCGATCGGAGTCGACGTGAAAACCATTGAAGAGGATCAAAAGAAGTCCGGGGATGAGATCATCTTGACCACAAAGGAGAACTGGCAGCGATTATCGGTCGAGAGCCCTGCCATGATAGTCCCGAATCTGTCAAAAGAATCCACGCCTCTTAAACATGGTATTAAAGCAACGAATGAAGATCCCTTATTAAAACATGTTGACTTGGAAAAAGTGTATGTGGAAAAAGTGAATTCCATCCAAATAAAGAATCTCCAATCAGTTGCCACGGGAGATTCCCTTCCTCTCATACAGAAGGGAGAAGTGAATGGTCAAAAGCTTGTCCTGTTAAATCTGCACCTTAACGAATCAGACTTCCCATTACACCCGGGCTTTCCGATCTTTCTTTATAATTCTTATCAGTTTTTATCAGAAGATCACGGTTTTTTAGGCTATTATCAACCGGGAGAAGAGAGGACATTTCCTCTTTCGGATGATAAATGGGATATATACTCCACTGAAGGTGAGTTTGTAAAGGAATGGAATGGGGAGGGAGTGTTCAAGGCACCCGAAGCCCCGGGTGTATATCAGGCTATACGAAATGGTGACACGAAATACTTCAGTGTCGTACTTGATGATCGGGAAAAACATTTATCAGAGGGGTCCTCTTTTTCACTTGAACCCACTAAAGGATTGAAAAACGAAGAATCCAAGAGCATTCCCCAAACCTTTACTGTGTGGTTTCTAATCTTGGCGATTCTTTTATTATTTATAGAGTGGGAGGTGTACAGACGTGGGAATCGAATTTAA
- a CDS encoding VWA domain-containing protein encodes MGIEFKEILWLWLMIPLGFVLFLFAKQGLKRKEEKLVIILRGCGMGLLIIALANPFIKLPDKGRSVIILADRSASVAEQENHILNLINQASRTTREHDGYGIVAFGENSEIERTISQERNHIDQFAGEIKEGETNLEEGLEYASNLLASGGRIVAITDGKETTGSGENVIPLVKGKGIEVDWIPLSSDTKEDVAVTNVATPSIQYEGEETTITVNAYSTTKKEIEIRISLNDRSIIKEIVQVQEGENEFQFKHVVGESGLLVYKAEVFTAGDGSKENNTLYNLARSEGPAKVLLVKNPSGESALTPLLKSAGFSVDSYKPEQLPGKLTSYLQYQTILFDNVSATSIPENKMFLMEKSVKEFGRGFIMFGGSDSFALGGYFKTPIERLLPVDMDVKGKKELPSLGLVIVLDRSGSMNGQKIALAKEAAARTVSLLRDKDTLGVIAFDDRPWEIVETKPLSDRKKAEEQIRSISPGGGTEIFSSLQQAYKSLEDLPLKRKHIILLTDGQSATTGSYQSLVEDGHDKQITLSTVSIGEGADKGLLNDLSQWGKGRFYDVVDASVIPSILTRETVITTRTYIEDNPFYPVVSSSKWEPLFAEGIPQMNAYIATSPKGTSLVEMKSEKNDPILASWRYGLGRTFAFTSDTTGKWTGDFIRWKGWPTFVNQLVTRSFPAIQSNPYTIDVKDDRGHTQLKLSSSAEDVSQLEVKALDESGKEIPATTRIKAPGDYEVEFESRLSPGLYHLNISKLGEERGSSYQTGFSVPYSKEYSYKGGTRTLDEIVEETGGKRYSSAKEVFREFETKSSREQSTRSLFIIIGFLLFFAEITIRRFGLGPIMGVVNMLKRRIPASVPKEQTSFEQLGRKVKHNRKPNEREKPISSKQSMLKASEEKGTINKPKVKQEPQETRDDDRLQRLLEAKRRRDK; translated from the coding sequence GTGGGAATCGAATTTAAAGAAATCCTTTGGTTATGGTTAATGATTCCCCTCGGATTTGTACTCTTCCTATTTGCCAAACAGGGATTGAAGAGGAAGGAAGAAAAGCTCGTCATCATATTAAGGGGATGTGGGATGGGTCTATTGATCATTGCCCTTGCTAACCCATTTATTAAGTTGCCGGATAAAGGGCGGTCTGTAATCATTCTAGCAGACCGTTCTGCATCTGTGGCGGAGCAAGAGAATCACATCCTGAATCTGATCAATCAAGCATCCCGAACCACGAGGGAACATGATGGATACGGAATCGTTGCCTTTGGAGAAAACTCGGAAATTGAACGAACAATTTCACAAGAAAGAAATCATATCGATCAGTTTGCAGGAGAGATCAAAGAGGGTGAAACGAACCTCGAAGAAGGACTGGAATATGCTTCGAATCTCCTTGCCAGTGGAGGAAGAATTGTCGCCATCACTGACGGGAAGGAAACGACGGGTTCTGGAGAAAATGTCATACCTTTAGTAAAGGGAAAAGGGATTGAAGTCGATTGGATTCCCCTTTCATCGGATACGAAAGAAGACGTGGCTGTAACAAATGTTGCGACGCCCTCCATCCAATATGAGGGAGAAGAAACAACCATAACCGTTAACGCGTACAGCACAACAAAAAAAGAGATAGAGATCCGAATCTCCTTAAATGATCGATCAATCATTAAGGAAATTGTACAAGTGCAAGAAGGTGAAAATGAATTTCAGTTCAAGCATGTCGTAGGTGAATCGGGTTTACTGGTATATAAGGCAGAGGTGTTTACTGCAGGGGATGGAAGTAAAGAAAACAATACCTTATACAATCTTGCCCGTTCAGAAGGTCCAGCCAAAGTCCTCCTGGTGAAAAACCCTTCTGGAGAAAGTGCATTAACTCCACTACTGAAATCAGCAGGGTTTAGCGTCGATTCATACAAACCTGAGCAGTTACCGGGAAAGCTGACTTCCTATCTGCAATATCAGACGATTCTTTTTGATAATGTATCTGCTACAAGCATCCCTGAGAATAAAATGTTTCTCATGGAAAAAAGTGTCAAAGAATTTGGGCGAGGATTTATCATGTTTGGCGGAAGCGACAGTTTTGCCCTTGGAGGATATTTTAAAACACCGATCGAACGATTGCTGCCCGTCGATATGGATGTGAAAGGAAAAAAGGAGCTTCCGTCTCTTGGTCTTGTCATTGTTCTCGACCGATCAGGGAGTATGAATGGTCAAAAGATTGCTCTTGCAAAAGAAGCTGCTGCGAGAACCGTCTCTCTTCTAAGAGATAAAGATACGTTAGGAGTCATAGCATTTGACGATCGACCATGGGAAATCGTCGAGACGAAACCACTTTCTGATCGTAAAAAAGCAGAAGAGCAAATACGTTCCATTTCTCCTGGTGGGGGAACAGAAATCTTTTCCTCCTTACAGCAAGCGTATAAAAGTTTAGAAGATCTTCCTTTGAAAAGAAAGCATATTATTCTTTTAACGGATGGACAATCTGCGACGACAGGTAGTTACCAGTCACTTGTAGAGGATGGTCACGATAAACAAATCACGTTATCCACCGTCTCAATCGGTGAAGGAGCAGATAAAGGTCTATTAAATGATTTGTCCCAATGGGGAAAAGGTCGATTTTATGATGTCGTCGACGCCAGTGTGATACCGAGTATCTTAACAAGGGAGACTGTCATTACAACAAGGACCTATATTGAAGACAATCCATTTTATCCAGTGGTTTCTTCGTCTAAATGGGAACCGTTATTCGCCGAAGGCATTCCACAAATGAATGCCTATATTGCCACAAGTCCTAAAGGCACTTCTCTAGTTGAAATGAAGAGTGAAAAAAATGATCCAATCTTGGCCTCTTGGAGATATGGTCTTGGGAGGACATTTGCATTTACGTCTGATACAACTGGAAAATGGACAGGGGATTTCATCAGGTGGAAAGGATGGCCGACGTTCGTTAATCAGCTTGTTACACGATCGTTTCCTGCTATTCAATCCAACCCTTACACCATTGATGTGAAGGATGATCGGGGACACACTCAGTTAAAGCTTTCGTCATCTGCGGAAGATGTTTCGCAACTTGAGGTAAAGGCACTTGATGAAAGTGGAAAAGAGATTCCTGCAACGACAAGGATCAAGGCTCCGGGAGACTATGAAGTCGAATTTGAGAGCCGGTTATCTCCTGGACTATATCATTTGAATATCTCCAAGTTAGGTGAAGAGAGAGGAAGCTCATACCAAACAGGCTTTTCGGTTCCATATTCGAAAGAATACTCCTACAAGGGAGGAACCCGGACACTTGACGAGATAGTAGAAGAAACAGGGGGGAAGAGGTATTCCTCGGCTAAAGAAGTCTTTAGAGAGTTCGAAACCAAATCATCCAGAGAACAATCGACTCGATCTCTCTTTATTATCATAGGCTTTCTACTCTTCTTTGCAGAAATTACCATTAGAAGGTTTGGATTAGGTCCGATAATGGGAGTTGTTAATATGCTTAAAAGGAGAATACCTGCTTCCGTTCCTAAAGAACAAACAAGCTTTGAACAACTCGGCCGAAAAGTGAAACATAACCGCAAGCCGAATGAGAGGGAGAAACCTATAAGCAGCAAGCAGTCTATGCTTAAAGCTTCAGAGGAAAAGGGGACGATAAATAAACCCAAGGTGAAACAGGAGCCTCAAGAGACTAGGGATGATGATCGCCTTCAGCGTCTACTTGAAGCAAAAAGGAGAAGAGACAAATAA
- a CDS encoding mechanosensitive ion channel family protein, whose translation MNYILGLSALSDRLSNFNWGGLLVTIGIGALQIIAIWIAFIIVKGAANKVVERVFDKYRKRNDVSEGRAQTLQSLSKNIIGYILIFVFFVTILQIFGIQVTAILAGAGIVGLAVGFGAQGLVSDVVTGFFILLEKQVDVGDYVSTGNFSGIVEEVGLRTTHIRGFDGTLHYVPNREITSVSNHSRGNMRALVDIGISYDDDIDKAMVVLQQVCDTIAQEDENIIDGPNVLGVQTLGASDVVLRVLCKTKNMEQWGVERKLRKALKEALDQNGIEIPYPHQVYIEKKEG comes from the coding sequence TTGAATTACATACTTGGTCTTAGTGCTTTAAGTGACCGACTTTCCAATTTTAATTGGGGCGGTCTATTGGTGACGATCGGAATTGGTGCCTTACAGATAATAGCGATATGGATCGCTTTCATTATCGTGAAAGGTGCTGCTAACAAAGTGGTTGAGAGAGTCTTTGATAAGTACCGAAAGAGAAATGATGTTTCCGAAGGTCGCGCCCAGACATTACAAAGTCTTTCAAAAAATATAATCGGGTATATCCTGATTTTTGTTTTCTTTGTCACCATTTTACAAATCTTCGGTATCCAGGTGACGGCTATTCTTGCCGGAGCAGGAATTGTTGGACTTGCAGTCGGCTTTGGTGCGCAAGGATTAGTAAGTGATGTGGTGACAGGATTCTTTATTCTATTGGAAAAACAAGTGGATGTAGGAGATTACGTGTCCACTGGAAATTTCTCAGGGATTGTAGAAGAGGTTGGTTTACGAACGACTCATATTCGTGGGTTCGACGGCACTCTTCATTATGTACCAAATAGAGAAATTACGAGTGTCAGCAATCATTCCCGCGGAAATATGAGAGCGCTTGTTGATATCGGGATCTCATATGACGATGACATTGACAAAGCGATGGTAGTTCTTCAGCAGGTTTGTGATACGATCGCTCAAGAAGATGAAAATATTATAGATGGTCCAAATGTGTTAGGTGTTCAGACCCTTGGCGCTTCAGATGTAGTACTGAGAGTGTTATGCAAAACGAAAAACATGGAGCAATGGGGAGTGGAACGGAAGCTGCGTAAAGCTCTTAAAGAAGCTCTTGATCAAAATGGAATTGAAATTCCTTACCCTCATCAGGTTTATATTGAGAAAAAGGAAGGCTAA
- a CDS encoding peroxiredoxin, translated as MAERMVGKQAPRFEMDAVLPNKEFGKVSLEENMKNGKWTVLFFYPMDFTFVCPTEITAMSDRYDEFEDLDAEVIGVSTDTIHTHLAWINTDRKENGLGELRYPLAADTNHSVSSEYGVLIEDEGIALRGLYIINPEGELQYQVVFHNNIGRDVEETLRVLQALQTGGLCPANWKPGQKTL; from the coding sequence ATGGCAGAACGCATGGTAGGCAAGCAAGCTCCACGTTTTGAAATGGACGCTGTATTGCCAAACAAAGAATTCGGTAAAGTGTCACTCGAAGAAAATATGAAAAACGGTAAGTGGACAGTATTGTTCTTCTACCCAATGGACTTCACTTTCGTTTGTCCAACTGAAATTACAGCAATGTCAGACCGTTACGATGAGTTCGAAGATTTAGATGCAGAAGTAATCGGTGTTTCTACAGACACTATTCATACACACTTAGCTTGGATCAACACTGACCGTAAAGAAAATGGTCTTGGTGAGTTAAGATACCCATTAGCTGCAGATACAAACCATAGTGTATCCAGCGAATACGGGGTCCTTATTGAAGATGAAGGTATTGCTCTTCGCGGACTATACATCATCAACCCGGAAGGGGAACTTCAATATCAAGTAGTATTCCACAACAATATCGGCCGTGACGTTGAAGAAACTCTACGTGTTCTTCAAGCACTACAAACCGGTGGACTTTGCCCGGCTAACTGGAAGCCAGGTCAAAAAACTTTATAA
- a CDS encoding TlpA disulfide reductase family protein, whose amino-acid sequence MKLREPMPELNGATEWLNGEVTKGELTGEKPTLIHFWSISCHLCKEAMPQVNEFRDQYSDKLNVMAVHMPRSEDDLNLDEIKKVAAEHDITQPIFVDSEHKLTDSFENQYVPAYYVFDKDGNLRHFQAGGSGMKMLEKRVNRVLDEMEKSE is encoded by the coding sequence ATGAAGCTTCGTGAACCGATGCCGGAATTAAACGGTGCTACAGAATGGTTAAATGGAGAAGTAACAAAGGGAGAGCTGACAGGAGAAAAACCGACACTTATTCACTTCTGGTCCATCTCATGTCACCTTTGCAAAGAAGCCATGCCACAAGTAAATGAATTTCGTGATCAATACAGCGATAAGCTGAATGTTATGGCTGTCCATATGCCACGCTCCGAGGATGATCTGAACCTGGACGAAATAAAGAAGGTAGCAGCTGAGCACGATATCACTCAGCCAATCTTCGTAGACAGTGAGCATAAACTGACAGATTCATTTGAAAATCAATATGTCCCGGCTTACTATGTATTTGATAAAGACGGGAATCTTCGTCACTTCCAAGCGGGCGGAAGCGGAATGAAAATGCTTGAAAAGCGCGTCAATCGTGTGCTGGATGAAATGGAAAAAAGCGAATAA
- a CDS encoding ABC transporter ATP-binding protein — translation MDTFKKLKAFYWPYKRHFIISMIFLIFVTVITVVYPMILQITIDDVILQGNYQWIPYLAFGFIGIMIVKGVATFIQQYHGDLFGITSVYRLRNELYEKLQFLPFSYYDNAKTGDLMSRLTADVEAFRFFLSFGFSELLRFFLLVTVSFGVMFYYSPQLTFVTLVSLPFLAIAVYKFDKAVHPAFRGIRKSFGKLNTNVQENISGINTVKSLSREDHQINKFNQSNGDYKDKYLFTSDIWAKYFPLMEFLGNVSVVTLLAYGGYLVMNGNLQPGELVAFYSLVWYIIWPIMNLGFTINLFSQSKASGERLLEILEVDEEIKDHQGVLHVDRMNGEVEFKHVSLNYTVHDEAALEDITFKAEPGKVIGLIGGTGSGKTSITQLITRFYEPEEGEILIDGRDLKDYSLKSLRKNIGFVLQESFLFSSTIKANISYGRPEATMEEIMEAAKRAQAHDFISELPDGYDTRLGERGLGLSGGQKQRIAIARAICTDPSILILDDATSAVDMETEFRIQKALKEVMSDRTTFIIAHRISSLKHADEILVLENGKVVERGVHDFLLKNNGPYQRIYDIQYKDQKKILQTQEG, via the coding sequence ATGGATACTTTTAAAAAATTGAAAGCCTTTTATTGGCCATATAAAAGGCATTTTATCATCTCAATGATTTTCTTGATTTTTGTTACAGTGATCACTGTAGTCTATCCAATGATCCTGCAAATCACGATTGATGATGTGATTCTGCAAGGGAACTATCAGTGGATTCCATATTTAGCATTTGGATTTATCGGCATTATGATCGTGAAAGGCGTTGCCACATTTATTCAACAATACCATGGGGATCTCTTCGGTATAACCTCGGTTTACCGGCTGAGAAACGAACTGTATGAAAAGCTTCAATTCCTTCCATTCAGTTACTATGATAATGCCAAAACTGGGGATCTGATGTCCCGGTTGACGGCAGATGTAGAAGCATTTCGTTTTTTCTTATCCTTTGGTTTTTCCGAACTGCTGCGCTTTTTCCTTTTAGTAACGGTAAGCTTTGGTGTTATGTTCTATTATTCACCTCAGTTGACATTCGTCACCCTCGTTTCGTTACCATTTCTGGCAATAGCCGTATACAAATTTGATAAAGCGGTTCACCCTGCTTTCAGGGGTATCCGTAAATCGTTCGGAAAACTGAATACCAATGTTCAAGAAAATATTTCAGGAATCAATACAGTAAAATCATTATCGAGAGAAGATCATCAAATCAACAAATTCAATCAATCAAATGGTGATTACAAAGATAAATATCTGTTCACCTCGGACATCTGGGCAAAGTACTTCCCTTTAATGGAGTTTTTGGGAAATGTAAGTGTGGTGACACTCCTCGCATACGGTGGCTATCTGGTGATGAATGGCAACCTTCAACCAGGAGAGCTAGTCGCGTTTTACAGCTTAGTGTGGTACATTATCTGGCCGATCATGAATCTTGGATTTACGATTAACCTGTTTTCACAATCGAAAGCATCAGGGGAACGTTTACTCGAAATTCTTGAAGTGGATGAAGAGATAAAAGATCATCAAGGTGTTCTTCACGTCGATCGGATGAATGGGGAAGTAGAGTTCAAGCACGTGTCACTGAATTACACCGTTCATGATGAAGCAGCCCTCGAGGATATTACCTTTAAGGCTGAACCCGGAAAAGTCATCGGTCTTATCGGGGGTACCGGCTCTGGTAAAACGAGTATCACCCAGCTTATCACTCGTTTCTATGAACCTGAAGAGGGAGAAATTCTCATCGATGGACGGGATCTGAAAGATTACTCTTTAAAATCACTCCGGAAAAATATCGGTTTTGTACTTCAGGAATCATTCTTATTCTCCTCGACCATCAAAGCGAATATATCGTATGGACGACCGGAAGCAACCATGGAAGAAATCATGGAAGCAGCAAAACGGGCACAAGCTCATGATTTCATTTCAGAATTGCCCGATGGCTACGACACAAGGCTCGGTGAAAGAGGCTTAGGTCTTTCAGGTGGTCAAAAGCAGCGGATTGCCATTGCCCGTGCGATTTGTACAGATCCATCGATCCTGATCCTTGATGACGCAACAAGCGCAGTGGACATGGAAACTGAATTCAGGATTCAAAAAGCGCTAAAAGAAGTCATGTCGGATCGAACGACCTTTATTATTGCCCATCGGATTTCATCCCTCAAGCATGCAGATGAAATCCTCGTACTGGAAAACGGGAAAGTCGTCGAGAGGGGAGTTCATGACTTCCTACTAAAAAATAATGGACCGTATCAACGAATTTATGACATCCAGTACAAAGACCAGAAAAAAATATTACAAACTCAGGAAGGGTAG
- a CDS encoding ABC transporter ATP-binding protein — protein sequence MDLSQKNKVNKSVLSRFHYSTDQVIDKPFNWEQLYRLLTYLKPYSKKLLPLSIITVLITTAVRLIVPILIGVYTLDKAIRQKDSNLLFTLVGIIAGLYVLNYVANVLRIRWMNQLGQGVIYDLRKHLFSHVQWLSHRFFDQRSAGSILVRIMNDINSLQELFTNGVINLLMDIILLIGIIVILFTLSPELTLAVMVILPIMFFISTSLRKNIRRSWQMVRLKQSKLNSHLNESIQGIRVTQSFTQEKENMAFFDGVNTENFDSWRTATKKNAMFRPLVELTNAIGTAVLIWYGAHLIQGGSLELGEFVSFAFYLGMFWEPISRLGQVYNQLLIGMASSERIFEFLDEQPIVNEKTNAVNLTDIKGRIQFEDVEFSYDDKRKALQNINLEMKAGQTVALVGHTGSGKTTIANLISRFYDPTNGEVKIDGVNLRDASVSSLRSQISIVLQDTFIFSGTIMDNIRFGRPDAADEEVKKAAEAIGANEFIEKLSNGYETEVEERGNVLSVGERQLLSFARALLANPRIIILDEATASIDTETEVKIQNALKKLLNGRTAIIIAHRLSTIRESDNIFVLENGRIKESGNHDELMEQQGDYYELVKSQFRMLDAM from the coding sequence GTGGATTTGAGTCAGAAAAACAAAGTGAACAAAAGCGTTTTAAGCAGATTCCATTACTCTACAGATCAAGTAATCGATAAGCCGTTTAACTGGGAACAACTCTACAGGTTATTAACGTATTTAAAGCCCTATTCTAAAAAACTTCTGCCCTTATCCATCATTACCGTTCTAATCACGACAGCAGTACGTTTGATCGTACCTATTCTGATTGGTGTATACACATTAGACAAAGCAATCAGGCAGAAGGATTCCAATTTACTATTTACACTAGTTGGAATTATCGCAGGACTCTATGTATTGAACTATGTTGCAAACGTGCTAAGGATCAGGTGGATGAATCAGCTGGGGCAAGGGGTTATTTATGATTTAAGAAAGCACTTATTCAGCCATGTTCAATGGCTATCCCATCGCTTCTTTGATCAGAGATCAGCCGGTTCCATCCTGGTTCGAATCATGAATGACATAAACTCCCTTCAAGAGCTCTTCACAAACGGAGTTATTAATCTTTTGATGGATATCATTCTACTCATTGGAATCATCGTCATTCTCTTTACGTTAAGCCCAGAGTTAACACTGGCCGTCATGGTCATTCTGCCAATCATGTTCTTTATCTCAACAAGCTTACGAAAAAACATCCGCAGATCCTGGCAAATGGTGCGTCTCAAGCAATCGAAACTGAACTCCCATCTGAATGAAAGCATCCAGGGAATCCGGGTTACTCAATCATTCACTCAAGAAAAAGAAAATATGGCCTTTTTTGACGGAGTAAACACCGAGAACTTCGATAGCTGGAGAACGGCCACGAAGAAAAATGCCATGTTCCGCCCGCTGGTAGAACTGACAAATGCCATCGGGACAGCAGTCCTTATATGGTACGGTGCCCATCTCATCCAAGGTGGCTCACTGGAACTGGGAGAATTTGTTTCATTCGCCTTCTATCTGGGGATGTTCTGGGAACCCATTTCAAGGCTCGGTCAAGTTTACAATCAACTACTGATCGGAATGGCTTCTTCGGAGCGTATCTTCGAATTCCTCGATGAACAACCGATTGTAAATGAAAAAACGAATGCTGTGAACCTGACTGACATCAAAGGAAGAATACAGTTTGAGGATGTAGAATTCTCCTACGATGACAAACGAAAAGCACTCCAAAACATCAACCTTGAAATGAAAGCCGGCCAGACCGTCGCCTTAGTCGGTCATACCGGATCTGGTAAAACCACGATCGCCAATCTGATCAGCCGTTTTTACGATCCAACGAACGGTGAGGTGAAAATTGATGGGGTGAACCTGAGGGATGCATCGGTTTCAAGCTTACGAAGCCAAATCAGCATCGTCCTCCAGGATACCTTCATCTTCTCGGGAACGATCATGGATAACATCCGATTCGGACGCCCCGATGCTGCGGACGAAGAGGTTAAGAAAGCCGCCGAAGCAATCGGAGCTAATGAATTTATCGAAAAACTCTCAAATGGATACGAAACCGAAGTGGAAGAACGAGGCAACGTATTATCCGTCGGTGAAAGACAATTACTGTCATTCGCTCGAGCACTCTTAGCGAACCCTCGAATCATCATATTGGATGAAGCGACAGCATCCATCGATACAGAAACAGAAGTCAAAATTCAAAACGCATTGAAAAAACTACTGAACGGCAGGACCGCAATCATCATCGCCCACCGCCTATCTACGATCCGTGAATCGGACAATATCTTTGTTCTGGAAAATGGAAGAATCAAAGAATCCGGTAACCACGATGAATTGATGGAGCAACAGGGTGATTATTATGAGCTGGTTAAATCGCAGTTCAGAATGTTGGATGCGATGTGA